A region of Selenihalanaerobacter shriftii DNA encodes the following proteins:
- a CDS encoding pilus assembly protein TadG-related protein → MKFFRSEEGTVIVLVALMMTIFLGFLALVVDIGTLYLARVKLVNALDATALAGVQKLPSTPQEAREVALNYAAKNELSNDNITIQILDDNHQIAAKGNREVVMNFASIFGIDQVQITASSKAKVGKITAMSGVVPFGVLKENFAYGEKYYLRYGPGTSGQTGARNGNFGALALGGNGANNYEDNLRYGYDSELKIGQQVSTEPGNMAGPTTRAIEDRIDSCQELIPCTYDSVEKDCSRLIFVPVIDELGSGRSETTIVGFAAFFLEGTTSQKDKENNQSPGQTTYVEGRFISWLASSGEMGSEGGEFKLRTVKLVE, encoded by the coding sequence ATGAAATTCTTTCGGTCTGAGGAAGGGACAGTCATAGTTTTAGTGGCTTTAATGATGACTATATTTTTAGGTTTCTTAGCCTTAGTAGTAGATATTGGAACATTATATTTAGCTCGAGTTAAATTGGTAAATGCCTTGGATGCAACAGCCTTAGCTGGAGTACAGAAATTACCTTCAACTCCTCAAGAGGCTAGAGAGGTTGCCCTAAACTACGCAGCTAAGAATGAATTATCTAATGATAATATAACCATTCAAATTCTAGATGATAATCACCAGATTGCTGCGAAAGGTAATAGAGAAGTAGTTATGAATTTTGCTTCTATATTTGGGATTGATCAAGTGCAGATAACAGCTTCTTCAAAAGCTAAAGTTGGCAAGATAACTGCCATGAGTGGGGTAGTACCTTTTGGAGTCTTAAAAGAGAATTTTGCTTATGGTGAAAAGTATTATTTACGCTATGGACCTGGAACTTCTGGGCAGACAGGTGCTAGAAATGGTAATTTTGGTGCATTGGCATTAGGAGGTAATGGTGCTAATAATTACGAAGATAATTTAAGATATGGCTATGATAGTGAATTAAAGATTGGTCAACAAGTAAGTACAGAGCCAGGTAATATGGCTGGCCCTACTACTAGAGCAATTGAAGATAGGATAGATAGTTGTCAAGAACTGATCCCTTGCACTTATGATTCAGTAGAAAAGGATTGTTCGCGTTTAATATTTGTCCCAGTCATTGATGAATTAGGTAGTGGTAGATCTGAAACGACTATTGTAGGTTTTGCTGCCTTCTTTTTAGAAGGGACAACTAGTCAAAAGGATAAGGAGAATAATCAGAGTCCAGGTCAAACTACTTATGTAGAAGGAAGATTTATTAGTTGGTTAGCTAGTTCAGGTGAAATGGGATCAGAGGGAGGAGAATTTAAATTAAGAACAGTTAAACTGGTAGAGTGA
- a CDS encoding Flp family type IVb pilin: MLGLLTRLFKEEEGQGMVEYGLILALIAVVVVGILTTMGDNLKGIFDTISSKLSGTTS, translated from the coding sequence ATGCTAGGGTTATTGACTAGGTTATTTAAAGAAGAAGAGGGACAGGGTATGGTAGAGTATGGTTTGATTTTGGCTTTGATTGCAGTTGTAGTTGTTGGAATCTTAACAACTATGGGAGATAACTTAAAGGGAATATTCGATACAATTAGTTCAAAGTTAAGTGGAACTACTAGTTAA
- a CDS encoding type II secretion system F family protein codes for MMIVIAILIFLTVTAATIAIYRLLTAKQEKLNNRLNKYLETEEYLAQEQITDTKEEDAEEERKSTKLLQNLNQFFSSFSLTARLEDELRKTNLPIKASEFIIFSFGIIFVLGIIGIFIIKDNIITLLLICVGLIIPYLYLRYSQKKRLDKFNDQIADSLTIISNSLKAGYSFFQAIEMVAKEMAPPISEEFTRVLKEVNLGTPAEDALKALTDRIESEDLDLVVTAVLIQRQVGGNLSEILDSISHTIRERIRIRGEINTLTAQGRISGIIVSSLPIGLGILLSIINPEYMLPLFTHPLGKMMLGLAVISQLLGAVLIKKIINIKV; via the coding sequence ATGATGATAGTAATCGCTATTTTGATCTTTTTAACGGTTACTGCAGCTACAATAGCGATTTATAGATTACTAACTGCTAAACAAGAAAAATTAAATAATAGATTAAATAAATATTTAGAGACTGAAGAGTACTTGGCCCAAGAGCAAATAACAGATACCAAGGAAGAGGATGCAGAGGAGGAAAGAAAATCTACAAAGTTATTACAAAATCTTAATCAATTTTTTTCTTCTTTTTCTTTAACTGCTAGATTAGAAGATGAATTACGAAAGACAAATCTACCTATTAAAGCTTCAGAATTTATAATTTTTAGTTTTGGAATCATATTCGTATTAGGAATTATCGGTATATTTATAATTAAAGATAACATAATTACTTTGTTATTAATATGTGTAGGGTTGATCATTCCTTATCTATATTTAAGATATAGTCAGAAGAAAAGATTAGATAAATTCAATGATCAGATAGCAGATTCTTTAACAATCATATCTAATTCATTAAAGGCTGGATATAGTTTCTTTCAAGCTATAGAGATGGTTGCTAAAGAGATGGCACCTCCTATTTCTGAAGAGTTTACTAGAGTTTTAAAGGAAGTCAACTTAGGAACTCCGGCAGAGGATGCTCTAAAAGCATTAACTGATAGAATAGAGAGTGAAGATTTAGACTTAGTAGTTACAGCTGTCTTAATTCAGCGACAGGTAGGAGGTAATTTATCTGAGATTTTAGATAGTATTTCACATACTATTCGAGAACGAATTAGAATTAGAGGAGAGATTAATACATTAACTGCTCAAGGTCGGATTTCAGGAATTATTGTTTCTTCTTTACCTATTGGTTTGGGAATCTTACTTTCTATAATTAATCCAGAGTATATGTTACCTCTCTTTACTCATCCTTTAGGCAAAATGATGTTAGGATTGGCTGTTATCTCTCAGTTATTAGGTGCAGTTTTAATTAAAAAGATTATTAATATTAAAGTATAA
- a CDS encoding type II and III secretion system protein family protein → MKKRRIILLVSLLLCLALTNGVTARKAKVLDVSVGQSKLLKIPGLKRVAVANPKVADVITISEEELLINGKSTGKTTLHLWTKAGNRLYKVQVDQDEEPIINQVEELINIETVEVAKIDETIILTGTVKDQNDLRKAKKIADVFGKKVIDQLKVKRTLQVLIEAHIFEIDKTNSEELGFDWYSVNSAGVDLGSGTALFGEDLYDDSADPVKRDPSPRFGLGDSARLSELRARLEALIQEGKATLLAKPKLVTKSGKEANFAVGGEVPIVTSNDSGEQTVIWKEYGVQFKIKPTVTKSGKLNTYLNPKVSRLDWANAVEGLPAIKSSEVATEVVIPDGSTLAIGGLIQHSRSKDIKKLPLLGDLPILGRLFRSEAFREGESELIILVTPKIINSAAASQEEMNENNILKEKKKIEQRLKSKKNDDNQAVKEDKVKEDRDEKDKAEGE, encoded by the coding sequence ATGAAAAAAAGAAGAATAATCCTCTTGGTTAGTCTTTTATTATGTTTGGCTTTAACAAATGGTGTAACTGCTAGAAAAGCTAAAGTATTAGATGTTTCAGTAGGACAATCAAAGTTATTAAAGATTCCAGGTTTAAAGAGGGTTGCAGTTGCTAATCCAAAGGTAGCTGATGTAATAACTATTTCTGAAGAAGAACTCTTGATTAATGGTAAGTCAACAGGTAAGACAACCTTACATCTTTGGACTAAGGCGGGAAATCGGTTATATAAAGTTCAAGTTGATCAAGATGAAGAACCGATTATTAATCAAGTTGAAGAATTAATTAATATTGAAACTGTTGAAGTTGCTAAAATAGATGAGACGATTATTTTAACCGGAACTGTTAAGGATCAAAATGATCTTCGTAAAGCTAAAAAAATAGCAGATGTCTTTGGAAAAAAAGTAATTGATCAACTTAAAGTAAAGAGAACCTTACAGGTTTTAATAGAAGCTCATATTTTTGAAATTGATAAAACGAACAGTGAAGAGTTAGGCTTTGACTGGTATAGTGTTAATAGTGCTGGTGTTGATCTAGGTTCAGGCACAGCTTTATTTGGGGAAGATTTATATGATGATAGTGCGGATCCAGTGAAAAGAGATCCTAGTCCCAGATTTGGGTTAGGAGATTCAGCAAGGTTGAGTGAATTGAGAGCTAGATTAGAAGCATTAATCCAAGAAGGAAAGGCAACATTATTAGCTAAACCAAAATTAGTAACTAAGAGCGGTAAAGAAGCTAACTTTGCTGTTGGTGGAGAGGTTCCAATTGTAACTTCTAATGATTCTGGAGAGCAGACTGTAATTTGGAAAGAATACGGAGTTCAATTTAAGATTAAACCTACGGTGACTAAGAGCGGGAAGTTGAATACATACTTAAACCCTAAAGTAAGTCGTTTAGATTGGGCTAATGCAGTTGAAGGTTTACCAGCTATTAAAAGTAGTGAGGTAGCTACGGAGGTAGTAATTCCAGATGGATCTACATTGGCTATAGGCGGTTTAATTCAACATTCTCGTTCTAAGGATATTAAGAAACTACCGTTACTTGGGGATTTACCTATTTTAGGACGATTATTTAGAAGTGAAGCTTTTAGAGAAGGTGAATCAGAGTTAATCATATTAGTTACTCCGAAGATAATAAATTCAGCTGCAGCAAGCCAAGAAGAGATGAATGAGAATAATATTCTTAAAGAAAAGAAGAAGATAGAGCAGAGGTTAAAGAGTAAAAAGAATGATGATAATCAAGCGGTTAAAGAAGATAAGGTTAAGGAAGATAGAGATGAAAAGGATAAGGCTGAAGGAGAATAA
- the cpaB gene encoding Flp pilus assembly protein CpaB — protein sequence MKPKVILIIAILLGLITSGTVYFMMDNAQQKPVKKPQISVVIAKQDIQSRETIKESMVQIKKVPKEMMHPQAFKKISEVVGQPVLKKIIAGEQVLKPRILNKKQLSSELAFNLDDHQRAVTIAINEVIGVAGFLTPGDYVDIVGVFSNNSGDQTLSKTILQNIKVLAVAQDMVNDENQKPKVTKSITLAVDLDNAEKLILADAKGDIRLALRSVQNQSREVSSGVELDEMLGQKLGRDESTSEVTNRESKAKEPKPVEPKIVKKTSKQNSDKEVKGEKVEVIRGTEKSHVIVPPQ from the coding sequence ATGAAGCCAAAAGTTATTTTAATTATAGCTATTCTTTTAGGCTTGATTACTTCTGGGACTGTTTATTTTATGATGGATAATGCACAGCAAAAGCCAGTAAAGAAGCCTCAGATATCAGTAGTAATAGCAAAGCAGGATATTCAGTCTAGAGAAACTATTAAAGAGAGTATGGTTCAGATTAAAAAGGTGCCTAAAGAGATGATGCACCCGCAAGCCTTCAAAAAGATATCTGAAGTAGTAGGTCAGCCGGTATTAAAGAAGATTATTGCTGGTGAGCAGGTATTGAAGCCGAGAATATTAAATAAGAAGCAGTTAAGTTCTGAATTAGCATTTAACTTAGATGATCATCAACGGGCAGTTACCATAGCAATTAATGAAGTTATTGGAGTAGCAGGGTTCTTAACACCAGGAGATTATGTAGATATAGTTGGTGTATTTAGTAATAATTCTGGGGATCAAACTTTATCCAAAACGATTTTACAGAATATTAAGGTTTTAGCAGTGGCTCAGGATATGGTTAATGATGAGAATCAGAAGCCTAAAGTGACAAAAAGTATAACTTTAGCTGTTGATTTAGATAATGCTGAAAAATTAATTTTAGCTGATGCTAAAGGTGATATTAGATTAGCATTGCGTTCAGTTCAAAATCAAAGTAGGGAAGTAAGTAGTGGAGTTGAATTGGATGAAATGTTAGGACAAAAATTAGGTCGTGATGAATCTACATCAGAGGTGACTAATAGAGAATCTAAAGCTAAAGAACCTAAACCAGTAGAGCCCAAAATAGTTAAAAAAACAAGTAAGCAGAATTCAGATAAGGAAGTTAAAGGTGAAAAAGTTGAAGTAATTCGTGGTACTGAAAAGAGTCATGTTATAGTACCACCACAGTAG
- a CDS encoding Crp/Fnr family transcriptional regulator has product MVKMDFLSKIPLFSDLSNSELKEIEKITMFKEEEADRILFFEDDAGDAIYLILDGMVKVSKISTSGREKTLAILEKGDFFGEMSLLDGGLRSATAQVLEDVELLSIHRQDFLQVLHSYPQIGSKVIAVLSRRLRETNRQLGNAHFKSVTERIKELLIKLAKEKGEKVKDGVLIKQYLTHHELANLAGTSRESMTRTLNKLQEAGWLKIKDKDLIIVEATINNL; this is encoded by the coding sequence ATGGTAAAAATGGATTTTTTATCAAAGATTCCACTTTTTTCTGATTTATCTAATAGCGAATTAAAAGAGATAGAGAAGATAACTATGTTTAAGGAAGAAGAAGCAGATAGGATTCTATTCTTTGAAGATGATGCAGGTGATGCAATTTATCTAATCTTAGATGGTATGGTAAAGGTGAGTAAAATATCAACCAGTGGTCGGGAAAAGACTTTGGCTATCTTAGAAAAAGGAGATTTCTTTGGCGAGATGTCTCTTTTGGACGGGGGCTTGCGCTCGGCAACGGCTCAAGTGTTAGAAGATGTTGAGCTATTATCGATTCATCGTCAGGATTTTTTGCAAGTGTTACATAGCTATCCTCAGATAGGAAGTAAGGTTATAGCAGTATTGAGTCGAAGGCTAAGGGAAACTAATCGTCAGTTAGGAAATGCACATTTTAAATCGGTAACAGAAAGAATTAAAGAGCTTTTAATCAAGTTAGCTAAGGAGAAAGGAGAAAAAGTGAAAGATGGTGTTTTAATTAAACAATACTTAACTCATCATGAATTAGCCAACTTAGCTGGTACTTCTCGGGAGAGTATGACTAGAACGTTAAATAAGTTACAGGAAGCAGGTTGGCTTAAAATTAAAGATAAAGATTTAATTATAGTTGAGGCGACAATAAATAATTTGTAA
- a CDS encoding sensor histidine kinase, with protein MELDITSLDGIVDKMLSEIKNSQNEVFEIAEVARKEYEAAKEKLQEIRDETSETIQRVDELVSTNQRARQRLVKVSQDLNNYSESAIKDAYEKAKDTQVELSLCQEKEKRLRKRRDELERRIKELKTTVERAENLVSQIGIVKEFLNNDLQQFSSQIENLKQKEQLGIKIIEAQEEERKRVAREIHDGPAQSLANVVFRLEYSEKLLDKDIEKAKTELNDLKDLVRKSLQDVRKIIFDLRPMTLDDLGLIPTLKKYINDFINKTSLDVQLKVISNNTKLKSSYEVAVYRIIQEALNNANKHANAKRVDVKLELKSKLINVVINDDGSGFDVEQTLENATESDSFGLLSMKERAELLRGNLKFHSTLGKGTKIILKIPL; from the coding sequence ATGGAATTAGATATTACTTCATTAGATGGAATTGTTGATAAAATGTTATCAGAGATTAAAAATAGTCAAAATGAAGTCTTTGAAATTGCTGAAGTAGCTAGGAAAGAATATGAGGCAGCTAAAGAAAAACTGCAGGAAATTAGAGATGAGACATCAGAAACCATTCAGCGAGTTGATGAATTAGTGAGTACTAATCAACGGGCCAGGCAAAGACTTGTAAAAGTAAGTCAAGATTTAAATAACTATAGTGAAAGTGCCATTAAAGATGCTTATGAAAAGGCTAAAGATACTCAAGTTGAATTATCTCTTTGTCAAGAAAAAGAGAAGCGACTACGAAAAAGAAGAGATGAACTAGAAAGAAGAATAAAGGAATTAAAGACTACAGTGGAAAGAGCCGAAAATTTAGTTTCTCAAATTGGAATTGTTAAAGAATTTTTAAATAATGACTTACAACAGTTTAGTTCGCAAATAGAAAATTTAAAACAGAAAGAACAACTAGGTATTAAGATTATTGAGGCCCAAGAAGAAGAAAGAAAACGAGTAGCCCGAGAGATTCATGATGGTCCAGCACAATCTTTGGCTAATGTTGTCTTTCGCTTAGAATATTCAGAAAAGTTATTAGATAAGGATATAGAAAAAGCTAAAACAGAATTAAATGATTTAAAAGATTTGGTTAGGAAGAGTTTACAGGATGTTAGAAAGATTATCTTTGATTTAAGACCGATGACTTTGGATGATTTAGGATTAATTCCAACTCTTAAGAAATATATTAATGATTTTATAAATAAGACAAGCCTAGATGTTCAACTAAAAGTTATATCCAATAACACAAAATTAAAATCTTCATATGAAGTAGCTGTTTATAGGATAATTCAAGAAGCATTAAATAATGCTAACAAACATGCTAATGCGAAAAGAGTCGATGTAAAGTTAGAATTAAAATCTAAGTTAATTAATGTAGTTATTAATGATGATGGTTCTGGTTTTGATGTAGAGCAAACGTTAGAGAATGCAACAGAAAGTGATTCATTTGGTTTACTTAGTATGAAGGAGAGGGCGGAGCTATTACGAGGGAACCTTAAGTTTCATTCAACTCTTGGGAAAGGTACTAAGATTATCCTAAAAATACCTCTTTAA
- a CDS encoding response regulator: MIKILLADDIAETRANIKRLIELEDDLQVIAEAINGQDAIEKAKDIKPDIVLMDINMPDIDGIEATEVISREVAETSIIMMSVQEEQDYLRKAMMVGAREYLIKPFGDDELINTIKQVHELESKRKDYLTTEEVQLEAEHKKVVSVFSSKGGVGKTLLATNLAVHLQQAQGLDTVLVDLDLQFGDVAVMLDLTPRITITDVVNDLQSLSPDNIDDYLLNYENGLHVLASPLRPEEAEVINGNQVQRIIDILKERFDYVIIDTAQSFSDQTLTALDNSNLILLIAMLDLPTIKNVRLCLEVMENLNYPEEKIKLVLNRSSKDVGIKVKDLEDNLNYSVDIHIPSNGEITVDAINQGVPFVTSKPKAKISKHIAKLADLLVDKEEALSKEKEGLLNKITSFLNSSN, from the coding sequence ATGATTAAGATTTTATTGGCTGATGACATTGCTGAGACTCGAGCCAATATAAAAAGGTTAATAGAATTAGAAGATGATTTACAAGTGATAGCCGAGGCTATTAATGGTCAGGATGCAATTGAAAAGGCTAAAGATATCAAACCAGATATTGTCTTAATGGATATTAATATGCCGGATATAGATGGGATTGAAGCAACAGAAGTAATTAGCCGAGAAGTAGCCGAGACTTCAATAATTATGATGTCAGTGCAAGAAGAACAAGATTACTTACGTAAGGCTATGATGGTAGGAGCTAGAGAGTATTTGATTAAACCTTTTGGAGATGATGAGTTAATTAATACTATCAAGCAAGTTCATGAATTAGAGTCTAAAAGAAAAGATTATCTAACAACTGAAGAAGTTCAACTAGAGGCTGAACATAAGAAGGTTGTCTCTGTATTTAGCAGTAAAGGTGGAGTCGGCAAGACGCTTTTAGCTACTAACTTAGCTGTTCATCTACAGCAAGCACAAGGATTGGATACGGTTTTAGTAGATTTAGATTTGCAGTTTGGTGACGTGGCAGTCATGCTTGATCTAACACCTAGAATTACTATTACAGATGTGGTTAATGATCTTCAAAGTTTAAGCCCTGATAATATTGATGATTATTTACTCAATTACGAGAATGGTTTACATGTATTAGCCTCTCCTTTACGGCCAGAGGAGGCTGAAGTAATCAATGGTAATCAAGTTCAAAGAATAATTGATATTTTAAAAGAGAGATTCGATTATGTAATTATTGATACGGCTCAATCTTTTTCAGATCAGACTTTAACTGCTCTTGATAATTCAAATTTGATCTTATTGATTGCTATGCTAGATTTACCGACAATTAAGAATGTTAGGCTCTGTTTAGAGGTAATGGAGAACTTAAATTATCCAGAAGAGAAGATAAAGTTAGTCTTAAATCGTTCTTCTAAGGATGTGGGGATTAAAGTTAAGGATTTAGAGGATAATCTTAATTATTCTGTCGATATCCATATTCCTAGTAATGGAGAGATTACTGTTGATGCTATTAACCAAGGAGTACCTTTTGTTACCTCTAAACCGAAAGCTAAAATTTCGAAACATATTGCTAAATTAGCTGATCTATTAGTTGATAAAGAGGAAGCATTATCTAAGGAGAAAGAAGGTTTATTAAATAAGATTACAAGTTTTTTAAATAGTAGCAATTAA
- a CDS encoding TadE/TadG family type IV pilus assembly protein has product MKLSRNQKGQALVELALVLPVLLLILFGIVEFGRIFHTYLVISNAAREGARKGVITNNDSDIVAAVERAANPSLDLDGLQTNITPSEAERGRGDPLRVEVSYKVDLFTPVITQILPDPFPLSDTVVMRIE; this is encoded by the coding sequence ATGAAGTTGTCACGAAACCAAAAGGGACAAGCTTTAGTTGAATTGGCTTTAGTCCTACCAGTACTATTATTGATTCTATTTGGGATTGTAGAGTTTGGTCGGATTTTTCATACATATTTAGTAATTAGTAATGCTGCTAGAGAAGGAGCCAGAAAAGGAGTCATTACTAATAATGATTCTGATATTGTAGCTGCTGTAGAGAGGGCTGCTAATCCTAGTCTAGATTTAGATGGTCTACAGACTAATATTACTCCTAGTGAAGCTGAAAGGGGTCGAGGAGATCCATTAAGAGTAGAAGTTAGTTACAAAGTTGATTTATTTACGCCAGTAATTACGCAAATTTTACCAGATCCTTTTCCCCTTAGTGATACTGTAGTCATGAGAATTGAGTGA
- a CDS encoding CpaF family protein, which produces MSLRERLAKEKERQTEAKPESDFNSQSKTSVLPQDPYRELKTKIHNYLINELDLDILSDTDEGEANEQLREEIKESAAEVIEAEDMHISPGDKQRVVKEIIDEIIGFGPINGVLNDPDVSEVMVNGPDQIYVEKDGKLVLTDVKFRDDDHVIHIIEKIVAPLGRRIDESSPMVDARLPDGSRVNAIIPPLALNGPTITIRKFSEDPFTVRDLINFGTLTKEMGDFLDACVEVRLNVVVSGGTGSGKTTTLNVLSSFIPSDERIVTIEDAAELQLVQDHVVSLETRPPNVEGKGAVTMRDLVKNSLRMRPDRVVVGEVRGGEALDMLQAMNTGHDGSLTTGHANSPRDMLSRLETMVMMAGMELPVKAIRSQIASAVDLIVQQTRLRDGSRKIVKITEVQGMEGEIITLQDIFTFEQKGLDEDGNILGELKSTGIRPKFVDRFKAEGIDLPADIFSAY; this is translated from the coding sequence ATGTCTTTAAGGGAGCGGCTAGCTAAAGAGAAGGAACGTCAGACTGAAGCTAAGCCAGAATCAGATTTTAATTCTCAAAGTAAGACTTCTGTTTTACCCCAAGACCCTTACCGAGAATTGAAGACTAAGATTCACAATTATTTAATTAATGAATTAGATCTAGATATCTTGTCTGATACTGACGAAGGAGAAGCTAATGAGCAATTAAGAGAAGAGATTAAAGAGTCAGCTGCAGAAGTAATTGAAGCAGAAGATATGCATATTTCTCCTGGAGATAAACAAAGAGTAGTTAAAGAGATTATAGATGAGATAATTGGTTTTGGTCCGATTAATGGGGTTTTAAATGATCCAGATGTATCAGAAGTAATGGTTAATGGACCTGATCAAATTTATGTAGAAAAAGATGGGAAGTTAGTCTTAACTGATGTTAAATTTCGTGATGATGATCATGTTATCCATATCATTGAGAAGATAGTAGCCCCTCTAGGTAGGCGAATTGATGAAAGTAGTCCTATGGTAGATGCCAGATTACCTGATGGTTCCCGGGTAAATGCTATTATTCCTCCATTAGCGTTGAATGGACCTACAATTACTATTCGGAAATTTTCTGAGGATCCATTTACAGTTAGAGACTTAATTAATTTTGGGACTTTAACTAAAGAGATGGGGGATTTTTTGGACGCCTGTGTTGAGGTACGGCTAAATGTAGTTGTTTCTGGAGGAACAGGTTCGGGAAAGACAACCACATTAAATGTACTCTCTTCCTTTATTCCCAGTGATGAAAGAATTGTAACTATTGAGGATGCAGCAGAGTTACAGTTGGTTCAGGATCATGTAGTCTCTTTAGAGACTAGACCACCAAATGTAGAAGGTAAAGGTGCAGTTACTATGCGAGACTTAGTTAAAAACTCGCTAAGAATGCGTCCAGACCGAGTTGTAGTTGGAGAGGTAAGAGGTGGTGAGGCTTTAGATATGTTACAGGCTATGAATACTGGACATGATGGTTCATTAACTACAGGTCACGCCAATAGTCCCCGAGATATGTTATCTAGATTAGAGACTATGGTAATGATGGCTGGAATGGAACTGCCGGTTAAAGCTATTCGAAGTCAGATAGCATCAGCAGTAGATCTAATTGTACAACAGACTCGATTGAGAGATGGGAGCCGGAAGATAGTTAAAATAACAGAAGTACAGGGGATGGAAGGAGAGATTATCACCTTACAGGATATCTTTACCTTCGAACAAAAAGGGCTAGATGAGGATGGTAATATCCTTGGTGAACTAAAATCTACTGGTATTAGACCAAAATTTGTTGATCGTTTTAAAGCAGAGGGAATAGACTTGCCAGCGGATATCTTTAGTGCCTATTAG
- a CDS encoding FecR family protein yields MKKIVLGCLILVLLSVQLGGYAQEDRVVKDVEAKVIGVKGEVKYRPAKDWWKFWLWKGLESGSKLKAGDFIITKEDSQLELEFINGTRVLVEEKSNAEIIAGKEGEGNSPYLREQTLELKLGQAWIKTIDSLSEVTRFKVRTPNAVAGVRGTLFSVKVSDNKETDVSVQEGKVAVSSKKDNKMVLRDQRLHVNRQGDLKKVKKVKNNHKEWQKVKDWVKESKEWAKNRKKKIKKELKQEKDKRKDTNKNKKDRENNKNKNNKKSTDKIKRDKDAKDNKDKIDKEKDNIKNKDKEDKFFGSDEDRQREYDRDRDHDRDRDHDRGSSGGGRM; encoded by the coding sequence ATGAAAAAAATAGTATTAGGCTGTTTAATTTTAGTTTTATTAAGTGTGCAGTTAGGTGGATATGCTCAAGAAGATAGAGTGGTTAAAGATGTTGAAGCAAAGGTAATTGGGGTTAAAGGTGAAGTTAAGTATCGGCCAGCTAAGGATTGGTGGAAATTTTGGTTATGGAAGGGTTTAGAATCAGGATCTAAGTTAAAAGCTGGAGATTTTATTATAACAAAAGAAGATAGTCAATTAGAATTGGAGTTTATAAATGGGACTAGGGTGTTAGTAGAGGAAAAGAGTAACGCAGAAATAATTGCCGGTAAAGAAGGTGAGGGGAATTCTCCTTATTTAAGGGAACAGACCTTAGAGTTAAAGTTAGGTCAGGCTTGGATAAAGACTATAGATTCATTATCTGAAGTTACTAGGTTTAAAGTTAGAACTCCTAATGCAGTAGCTGGCGTACGAGGTACACTCTTTAGTGTCAAGGTTAGTGATAATAAAGAGACAGATGTTTCAGTTCAAGAAGGAAAAGTAGCAGTTTCTAGTAAGAAAGATAATAAGATGGTTCTTAGAGATCAGCGTCTGCATGTTAATCGGCAAGGTGATTTAAAGAAAGTAAAGAAGGTTAAGAATAATCACAAGGAATGGCAGAAAGTTAAAGATTGGGTTAAAGAGAGTAAAGAGTGGGCTAAAAATAGGAAGAAAAAGATTAAAAAAGAGTTAAAGCAGGAGAAAGATAAAAGAAAAGATACTAATAAGAATAAAAAAGATAGAGAGAATAATAAAAATAAGAATAATAAAAAAAGTACTGATAAAATAAAGAGGGATAAAGATGCAAAAGATAATAAAGATAAAATAGATAAAGAGAAAGATAATATAAAAAATAAGGATAAGGAAGATAAATTCTTTGGAAGTGATGAAGATAGGCAAAGAGAGTATGACAGAGACAGAGATCATGACAGAGATAGAGATCATGATAGAGGAAGTAGTGGCGGTGGGAGAATGTAG
- a CDS encoding A24 family peptidase, translated as MLDIILGVILFIAMWIDIKKGIIPNWLNFSLILFGLIINLYLTGWTGLLFGMKGFLLGLAIFLLPFALGGLGAGDVKLVSAVGALKGAKFIFIDSVIIAIVGGIISLFILLKNKKIGKFFYKLLYRLPLKDLSQKSKSDSFAYGVAIAVGTWITLWLRW; from the coding sequence ATGTTAGATATAATATTAGGAGTTATATTATTTATTGCCATGTGGATTGATATTAAGAAAGGAATTATTCCTAATTGGTTGAATTTTTCTTTAATTTTATTTGGACTCATAATTAATTTATACTTAACTGGTTGGACAGGATTATTATTTGGAATGAAAGGATTCTTATTAGGTTTAGCTATTTTTTTATTACCTTTTGCACTAGGAGGCTTAGGAGCGGGCGATGTTAAATTAGTATCTGCTGTTGGTGCTCTAAAGGGGGCTAAATTTATTTTTATAGATTCTGTAATAATTGCTATAGTCGGAGGGATTATTTCTTTATTTATTCTACTTAAGAATAAGAAGATAGGTAAATTTTTTTATAAATTGCTTTATCGATTACCTCTTAAAGATTTATCACAAAAAAGCAAGAGTGATTCATTTGCATATGGAGTGGCTATCGCTGTTGGGACTTGGATTACTTTATGGTTAAGGTGGTGA